CCTGGCGACACAGCAGCGAATAATGATACCTTAAAGGCAAACGCAGATAGTCAGAACCATTCCCACATAAAAACAGATGGGAGTGGGAATAGTCGGACAGGTGGTTGCCTTTAATTATGCTTAATGTGCTCGCAGCCCAGCCGCTCATCGCCTTGGCTTTCATTCTGTCGGTGGGATTAGCTCTCGGGAAAATCCGAATAGCCGGAATCTCTCTTGGCGCCGCGGCAGTTCTTTTTGTAGCACTCGCAGTTTCTGCACTAAATAGCGACATCGTTATCCCAGCTTTTGTTTATCAATTCGGGCTCGCCTTATTCGTCTACGCCATCGGCCTCAGCGCAGGTGGGCGGTTTTTCGCTGAGTTTCGAACCCGTGGCTGGAAAATGAATGCCTTCCTAGTGCTTCTCATGGTGGTTCTCGGAGTCATTGCCTGGATCCTCATCAGGAGCATTGGTCTGGAAACACAGCAAGGCGCTGGAATGTTCGCCGGCGCTTTAAGCTCCACCCCCGGCATGGCAGCAGTGGTGGAAACTTTCACCGGTTCAACCACCCCAGTGGTGGGTTATTCTTTGGCCTATCCCGGAGGTGTTGTGGGGGTGATCTTGGTAGCTGCCGTTGGGGCCTCCGTCGCCAACGTCAACCATAGGGAGGATGCCCGTTCTGAAGGGCTTATTCAGGAGCCTTTGGAGTGGAGAGCAGTCAGGCTAGCAGCTGGAATAGATTGTTTAGCGCGGGATCTGCCAGAGCGTTGCGGGGCAGACATTATTGCTACTCGCATGGTTCATGATCAACGCCACCATGAGCTTGTAGAACCTACCCAGCGAATAACCGGGGGGCAGCTCATTATTCTCAACGGAACCGCCGACGCATTAAATACTGCTGTACCGCACCTAGGAGTAGAAGAACAGACTGATATTGCTGAAGCGGACTTGGTGTATCAACGCCTAACCGTCTCTAACCCCACGGTTGCTGGGCACACGGTGGAACAACTTCGGACCCACGAGCATGGTTTCCTCATCGCCCGGATCAGGGAAGGCGATAATGATGTGGTGCCTCGGGATAACACGGTGGTTAATCTTTCCGACCGGGTACGAGTTGTAGCGCGCCGGGACAATATCCCTCGGGCCCGAGCGCTTTTAGGGGATTCGGAAAAGGCCCTGGCCAACGTGGACTTGTTACCGATGAGTTTGGGTTTGCTCCTTGGGTTATTGTTGGGAGCTATCCCGGTGCCGCTTCCCGGAGGGGCTACGGTTTCTCTTGGTTTTGGCGGTGGCCCAATTGTGGCTGGGCTGATCCTCGGGGCCCTAGTGCGCACCGGAAAAGTGAATTGGCAGCTGCCCTATCACGCAAACCGCACTCTTTCTGCACTCGGCTTATCACTATTCTTAGCTGGAGTAGGAACAACGGCTGGCCCTAGCTTCGCGAAAGCTCTCACTGACTTCTCCTCGCTGAAGTACATCGCCGTCGGACTTGGAATCACCGTCCTATACACCCTGCTGTGTGGGGTAGTCGGAACAAAGCTCCTAGGGTTGACGTGGGATGAATCCATGGGGATGGCGGCCGGGTTAAGCACTAATCCAGCCGTCATGAGCTATCTGAACGTACAAACAAAAACCGAGCTTGCTGAACGCGGATATGCCACGGTTTATCCCACCGCTATGATCGGAAAAATCATTCTTTGTCAGCTCCTGGCAGTCATCCTCATGGCGTAAGTTTCTCCATCCTCTTGATATCGATCTACCTCTCATATTCTTTAGGATGAAGAATATGAGTGATCTTTTCCACAATGGTCAAAGCTATGCCCAGTTTCGGCCGTCCTATCCTGCTGAGGTGGCCCGCCGCGTGGCTGAGTTGTCTCCAGGTTCTTCCTTAGCCGTCGATGTAGGTTGTGGAACGGGGCAATTCAGCACCCTTATCGCCCCCTATTTTGATCGGACTGTGGGGTGTGACCCTAGTAGTGCTCAGCTTCAGGGACGTGCCTTAGCCCCCGGTTTAGACTACTTATGTGCTGACGCCGGGGAGCTACCCTTTCGCGACCACTGCGTAGATCTGTTAAGCGTGGCACAAGCAATACACTGGGTGCCCTTAGCTAAGTTCAACCGCGAGGCCTGCCGGGTGCTCAAACCAGGCGGAATCTTGATTGTCCTGAGTTATGCCACGTGCTACCTCGTAGATAAGCACCTCAATGCCTTATTCCAAGATTTTTACTGGGGTCCTTTCCATCGGTTCTGGGAACCGGAAAGAAAGATTGCTGAATCGAATCTTTCCGGTATTGACCTGCCTGGCAAGGACATTCCTCAAGGCGAAACTACCTTGCGAAAGACCATGACCTATCGAGATTTTCGGGGTTATCTAGAAACCTGGTCAGCATTGAAAACTGCAGAACAATCTGGCCCGGAAGGTCGTCAAGAATTTGAAGATTTTATGACTCAGCTCCACCGAGTCTGGCAACCTGATCAGCGCGAAATTGAGGTGCGGTGGCCATTGACCATAAAGATCACCCGGATGGTAGATAGCGTTCACCAGCAGAACGGTCACTAATCGCCGATGGATTTTTAGGCCCGCAGTGTATCTTTCATTTTTCTTAGCCATTACCCTGGGATATTGTGTTGATTCTTGCGCTTGATTCAGCTACTCCCGACGTCGTTGTAGGAGTAGTGCGCCGAGACGGCGATGCATCCGTAGACCTCGTGGACGAAGAAGTCATCAAAGGGGCTCGGCACCATAATGAATTGTTGGTCCCCACCACTCACAACGTGTTGCGTCGCTCCCACTGTTCTTTCTCAGACCTCGACGCCATCGTAGTGGGAATTGGTCCCGGTCCGTTTACTGGTCTCCGGGTGGGAATGGCAACCGCTCAGGCCTTCGGTGACGCTTTATCCATCCCTGTTTATGGGGTCTGCTCCTTAGATGCCATCGCAGTGAACCTTCGAGATTCGATAACGTACACCCCCGACTCACGTTTTCTCGTCGCCACCGATGCCCGACGCAAGGAGGTGTACTGGGCTACCTATTCAGCAACCGAGCGACTGCGTGGCCCTCAGGTGACTAAACCGCATGAGGTGGAGATTCCTTCTGATCTTCGTGCGCTGAACATTCCTCAACACCTTGTTGACCAGGTAGTTTCTCCTGACATCTCGGCTACCCGCTTTGATCTGATCCCCACTCCCACCTCTCTGGTGCGCAGCGTGGATCTCAAGAAACCCCCGCAGCCTTTGACTCCCCTGTATCTTCGCCGACCCGATGCGCACGTTCCCGCCTTTAAGCCCTTGTCTCCAGCAATTCCTCGACCAACCTCATGAGCTGGCAACTTCGCGAATTAACCCAGCGGGATACCCCTCGTCTTGCTGAGTTGGAATTAGAGCTTTTCCCAGAAGAGGACCCATGGCCGGCTTCTGCGTTCGCCGCTGAAATAGGTCAACCACACACTTTTTATGTCGGGGTGTGTTCCGAAGAAGAACCACATTATCTGGTGGGCTACGCTGGTTTAGCTGTCCTTGGTCCCCCCTCCGAGCCCGAGTGTGAAGTCCACACCATCGGAGTTGATCCGGAGTTTCAAGGCCATGGATTAGGCAGACTGTTATTGAGCAACATACTCGCGGTGGCTGATTCTTTAGCAGCTCCGATTTTTCTCGAGGTTCGCACTGATAACTACCCGGCGATTAACCTGTATGAGTCAACCGGCTTTGAAAAACTGGGAATCCGGAAGAACTATTATCGCCCCAGCGGCGCGGATGCTTTTTGCATGAAGCGCCCTGCGCAGTCACCGTGTCCACCCCCACGCAGAAAGGATTAACCCGTGGCTCACGTCATATTGGGAATAGAAAGCTCCTGCGATGAAACCGGCGTGGGAATCGTTCGGCTTTATGATGATGGGCGGATGGATATCCTCGCCAATCAAGTAGCTAGCTCCATGTCAGAACACGCCCGTTTTGGAGGAGTAGTTCCTGAGATCGCGAGCCGGGCACACCTCGAAGCGATGAGTCAGGTGATGAAAGCCGCATTGTCGGAGGCTGGGATTGATCGTCCGGATATGGTCTCCGCCACCGTCGGACCTGGACTCGCCGGTGCGCTCCTCGTGGGTGCCTCAGCAGCGAAAGCCTATGCAGCTGCGTGGGATGTTCCTTTCTTCGGAGTCAATCACTTAGGCGGCCATGTGGCGGTCGCAAATCTAGGCGATGAACAGCTTCCTCACTCGGTGGCGCTGTTAGTCAGCGGTGGACACACACAGCTCCTTGAAGTCCACGCCGTAGGAAAACCCATGCGGGAATTAGGCTCCACCCTCGATGATGCTGCCGGTGAAGCCTATGACAAAGTTTCCCGCTTGCTAGGGTTAGGCTACCCAGGTGGGCCAGTCATCGACCGCTACGCTCGACAAGGAAACCCCAAAGCCATTCAGTTTCCTCGGGGCCTCATGAAACGTCACGATACTCGCTATGATTTTTCCTTCTCAGGGTTAAAAACAGCGGTCGCTCGTTACGTCGAAGCTGCTGAGCGAGAAGGCCGAGTCATCAGCCTGGAAGATGTCTGCGCCAGCTTCCAAGAAGCGGTGTGCGATGTGCTCACGAAGAAAGCAATCTGGGCTTGCCAAGATGTGGGGGCACAAGTGTTATTACTCGGCGGCGGGGTTGCGGCGAACTCACGGCTCCGGGAACTGGCGGCAGCGCGCTGCCAATCCGCTGGAATTGAGTTAAGGGTTCCGGATTTTGCTCTGTGTACCGATAACGGGGTGATGATTGCTGCTCTGGCGGCCCAGTTATTTCACGAAGGAGCACAACCCTCTGGTCTGGACGTCGGGACGGATCCTGCTATGGAGGTAGAAACTCCCCTGGCAGGGGGCACGGTTGAGTGCTGG
This genomic interval from Corynebacterium poyangense contains the following:
- a CDS encoding aspartate:alanine exchanger family transporter, producing MLNVLAAQPLIALAFILSVGLALGKIRIAGISLGAAAVLFVALAVSALNSDIVIPAFVYQFGLALFVYAIGLSAGGRFFAEFRTRGWKMNAFLVLLMVVLGVIAWILIRSIGLETQQGAGMFAGALSSTPGMAAVVETFTGSTTPVVGYSLAYPGGVVGVILVAAVGASVANVNHREDARSEGLIQEPLEWRAVRLAAGIDCLARDLPERCGADIIATRMVHDQRHHELVEPTQRITGGQLIILNGTADALNTAVPHLGVEEQTDIAEADLVYQRLTVSNPTVAGHTVEQLRTHEHGFLIARIREGDNDVVPRDNTVVNLSDRVRVVARRDNIPRARALLGDSEKALANVDLLPMSLGLLLGLLLGAIPVPLPGGATVSLGFGGGPIVAGLILGALVRTGKVNWQLPYHANRTLSALGLSLFLAGVGTTAGPSFAKALTDFSSLKYIAVGLGITVLYTLLCGVVGTKLLGLTWDESMGMAAGLSTNPAVMSYLNVQTKTELAERGYATVYPTAMIGKIILCQLLAVILMA
- a CDS encoding class I SAM-dependent methyltransferase; the protein is MSDLFHNGQSYAQFRPSYPAEVARRVAELSPGSSLAVDVGCGTGQFSTLIAPYFDRTVGCDPSSAQLQGRALAPGLDYLCADAGELPFRDHCVDLLSVAQAIHWVPLAKFNREACRVLKPGGILIVLSYATCYLVDKHLNALFQDFYWGPFHRFWEPERKIAESNLSGIDLPGKDIPQGETTLRKTMTYRDFRGYLETWSALKTAEQSGPEGRQEFEDFMTQLHRVWQPDQREIEVRWPLTIKITRMVDSVHQQNGH
- the tsaB gene encoding tRNA (adenosine(37)-N6)-threonylcarbamoyltransferase complex dimerization subunit type 1 TsaB — its product is MLILALDSATPDVVVGVVRRDGDASVDLVDEEVIKGARHHNELLVPTTHNVLRRSHCSFSDLDAIVVGIGPGPFTGLRVGMATAQAFGDALSIPVYGVCSLDAIAVNLRDSITYTPDSRFLVATDARRKEVYWATYSATERLRGPQVTKPHEVEIPSDLRALNIPQHLVDQVVSPDISATRFDLIPTPTSLVRSVDLKKPPQPLTPLYLRRPDAHVPAFKPLSPAIPRPTS
- the rimI gene encoding ribosomal protein S18-alanine N-acetyltransferase yields the protein MSWQLRELTQRDTPRLAELELELFPEEDPWPASAFAAEIGQPHTFYVGVCSEEEPHYLVGYAGLAVLGPPSEPECEVHTIGVDPEFQGHGLGRLLLSNILAVADSLAAPIFLEVRTDNYPAINLYESTGFEKLGIRKNYYRPSGADAFCMKRPAQSPCPPPRRKD
- the tsaD gene encoding tRNA (adenosine(37)-N6)-threonylcarbamoyltransferase complex transferase subunit TsaD, with translation MAHVILGIESSCDETGVGIVRLYDDGRMDILANQVASSMSEHARFGGVVPEIASRAHLEAMSQVMKAALSEAGIDRPDMVSATVGPGLAGALLVGASAAKAYAAAWDVPFFGVNHLGGHVAVANLGDEQLPHSVALLVSGGHTQLLEVHAVGKPMRELGSTLDDAAGEAYDKVSRLLGLGYPGGPVIDRYARQGNPKAIQFPRGLMKRHDTRYDFSFSGLKTAVARYVEAAEREGRVISLEDVCASFQEAVCDVLTKKAIWACQDVGAQVLLLGGGVAANSRLRELAAARCQSAGIELRVPDFALCTDNGVMIAALAAQLFHEGAQPSGLDVGTDPAMEVETPLAGGTVECWHSQG